GCATGGATACCACTATGAAGCCGACGATCAACCCCATGACGATTATCAGGAGCGGCTCCAGCATGGCAAGGAACCTCTTTGCCCGCTCCTTCAGCTGCTGCTCGAAGGTGTCCGCCACTTCAAGGAGCATCTCGTCGAGCCTCCCCGTTTCCTCTCCCACGGCTATCATCTCAACGGCCATCGGCGAGAAGATGGCCGCCTCTTTAAGCGGCACCCCGAGCCCCTCGCCCCGCTTCATGTTGTCGTGCAACGCCCTTACGGATTCGGCCACGGCCCGGTTATTTATGGTGCCGCCGACTATCTCCAGGGACCTGAGCGGTGGGACCCCGCCCTCGAGAAGTGTCCCCATGGTCCTTGAGAACCTTACGACCTCGGCGTTGCGGATAATATCGCCCACCATCGGCATGCCGAGCTTCAGCCTGTCCCAGGCCAGCCCTCCTCCTGCACTCTTCGTATAGGCGCGAAAGAGCAGATAAAGCGCCGCGACGGCGAGGATAAACACCCACCAGTAGGCTATAAGCGTCGCGCTCACCTTCATCAGGAGCACCGTAGCCACGGGGAGGGCGTCTCCCATCTCGGAAAACGTCATTGCAAACCTGGGGATTACATAGGTCAGCAGGAATACAATGGACAGGCCGCTAAAGGCGACCAGGACGGCCGGATATATCATGGCGGAAACGACCTGGTTTCT
The sequence above is drawn from the Thermodesulfobacteriota bacterium genome and encodes:
- a CDS encoding type II secretion system F family protein, producing MPAFKYRATDASGNVILGDLEAREESSVVSMLQSQGYIPIAIEPRIEEGERPEAPLINLFQRVPRQQVINFTREMSSLLKAGLPIDRSLKTLIGVVENKRFRGVLKDLLRAIEQGSSVADALAKFPGVFPTFYISMVRAGEASGTLDKGLLRLAALMARAQELRNQVVSAMIYPAVLVAFSGLSIVFLLTYVIPRFAMTFSEMGDALPVATVLLMKVSATLIAYWWVFILAVAALYLLFRAYTKSAGGGLAWDRLKLGMPMVGDIIRNAEVVRFSRTMGTLLEGGVPPLRSLEIVGGTINNRAVAESVRALHDNMKRGEGLGVPLKEAAIFSPMAVEMIAVGEETGRLDEMLLEVADTFEQQLKERAKRFLAMLEPLLIIVMGLIVGFIVVSMLLAIFSVNDIPF